In Toxoplasma gondii ME49 chromosome VIII, whole genome shotgun sequence, a single genomic region encodes these proteins:
- a CDS encoding hypothetical protein (encoded by transcript TGME49_272695~Predicted trans-membrane domain (TMHMM2.0):518-541), whose amino-acid sequence MSNSQSLPKSVVTHYLLSSWDKNSDGSGTVEDEALATPGPGTVVEPTDESCATYQNVEALLYVDLSLSSSVDLLSRLAPMIVQLEREAAEDRLHQGSGDGANSIVDSATSSEKPSINLRLGYHLFSMGEDSQSSRFCLGDGRYCSFPVDEPPSVAEHVNGRAVVEETLLQLCVAEYALSEPASPNSDSSRALQQHFKQPFWSYLDAWCRDCSGADLREAEKRGSRTGKDGPVSKVPEKESVEPSIAEAFLPFDSKCSLKKLKDLGIPVERIGAECGTGDNAEALLQRQIDLHLSRVPALLINGKEMAGHPTPESVIKSLCEAAARCGSDAAVADGVWPLCRTPAIVNAPSLTDTDGKRRAGRGDDVAVAAHLLNTYRKAPVDSAAALASRGGGEALAMNDNGVYRLKNVSAVHNLRTKLNVEKAEALDAVTAAAIFERDKKARRSSEQTEEPVLSIGPPGEASDTHIRSTPSLTYGTLSRPEGVKTDLGDSARISGGPAQQKAHIPSAGNQLDGDWLLYAGLAAFFLVAVILFFVLKNLLYRSKHMSVTRKDVQGAPTPSAERQTSDNREKNLRNPASGSANASAHVAAFATPALPTVGRHTEGKTSWRRVWHF is encoded by the exons ATGTCCAACTCGCAGTCTCTTCCGAAATCCGTTGTCACGCACTACCTTTTATCGTCGTGGGATAAGAACA GTGACGGGAGCGGAACGGTCGAAGATGAGGCCTTGGCGACCCCCGGACCTGGCACTGTGGTAGAGCCGACAGATGAAAGTTGCGCTACTTACCAAAATGTGGAAGCTCTTCTGTACGTCGACTTGTCACTCTCATCGTCAGTCGACCTTCTGTCGAGGCTTGCTCCAATGATCGTACAACTTGAACGAGAAGCCGCGGAGGACCGACTGCACCAGGGAAGCGGAGACGGGGCAAACTCTATAGTCGACTCAGCCACTTCCTCTGAGAAACCATCCATCAATCTTCGACTAGGATATCACCTCTTCAGCATGGGGGAAGATTCTCAGAGCTCCCGTTTTTGTCTTGGCGATGGCCGCTACTGTTCTTTCCCGGTCGATGAGCCGCCGAGTGTTGCAGAACATGTCAATGGACGAGCTGTTGTAGAAGAAACGTTGCTTCAGCTGTGCGTGGCCGAATACGCACTCAGCGAACCAGCAAGCCCGAACTCTGACAGTTCACGTGCACTTCAGCAACATTTCAAACAGCCTTTCTGGTCGTACCTCGATGCGTGGTGCCGAGACTGCTCAGGTGCCGACTtgagagaggcggaaaagAGGGGGAGCAGAACAGGAAAGGACGGGCCCGTTTCAAAGGTACCTGAAAAGGAATCTGTCGAGCCCAGCATCGCTGAAGCATTCTTGCCTTTTGATAGCAAATGCAGCTTAAAGAAACTGAAGGATCTTGGTATCCCAGTGGAGCGAATTGGGGCGGAATGCGGAACTGGCGACAACGCGGAAGCTCTCCTTCAGCGTCAGATCGACCTACACCTATCCCGCGTACCTGCGCTCCTCATCAATGGCAAAGA AATGGCAGGACACCCGACTCCAGAGTCGGTTATCAAGTCGCTTTGTGAGGCCGCTGCTCGATGCGGCAGCGATGCGGCAGTGGCAGACGGCGTGTGGCCCTTGTGTCGTACTCCAGCGATTGT GAATGCACCTTCCTTAACGGACACAgacggaaaacgaagagcggGTCGTGGCGATGATGTTGCTGTGGCTGCTCATCTCTTGAATACTTACAGGAAGGCTCCCGTTGACTCTGCAGCAGCACTGGCGTCTCGTGGTGGCGGAGAGGCTCTCGCCATGAACGATAATGGAGTTTACCGGCTAAAGAATGTCTCAGCCGTTCACAACCTTCGCACAAAGTTGAATGtagagaaggcagaagcacTTGATGCCGTAACAGCTGCAGCAATTTTTGAGCGAGATAAAAAAGCCCGTCGGAGCTcagaacagacagaggaacCTGTCCTTTCAATTGGACCTCCTGGAGAGGCATCAGACACGCACATTCGGTCAACGCCTAGTTTGACATACGGCACTCTCAGTAGACCGGAAGGCGTCAAAACAGACCTAGGTGACTCTGCCCGCATTTCTGGTGGGCCTGCGCAACAGAAAGCTCACATTCCAAGCGCTGGAAACCAACTCGACGGCGACTGGCTTCTCTacgccgggttggctgctTTCTTTTTAGTGGCTGTCATTCTTTTTTTCGTATTGAAGAATCTGCTGTACCGGAGCAAGCACATGTCGGTCACAAGAAAGGATGTGCAGGGTGCGCCGACGCCGTCCGCAGAGCGGCAGACATCGGACAACCGGGAAAAGAACCT GAGAAACCCGGCCAGCGGAAGCGCGAACGCGTCCGCGCATGTAGCCGCGTTTGCCACTCCAGCGCTGCCAACTGTAGGGAGGCacacagaaggaaaaacatcGTGGCGCAGGGTTTGGCATTTTTGA
- a CDS encoding hypothetical protein (encoded by transcript TGME49_272680~Signal peptide predicted by SignalP 2.0 HMM (probability 1.000) with cleavage site probability 0.981 at residue 22) codes for MGTVTAATALFVLCLSSRGVLAEETKGESEFISPFAANVAGALTGAAQGLATGGIAGGIVGGLAGGLLGANIGQPQQATAPPKVAVKLMPSKHMKIAKRDLQSIIGDLRHEIRKQVYNVEKQYMNTAKPGPRALMYSSDSFLPGREAARFQETKPRNDVPPTSLSNVPVFQQTDRVRPRHQQQIDAERGIVEALNELSDLAEVDKTPESAAKKEVILADGPL; via the exons ATGGGGACGGTCACGGCAGCGACGGCGTTATTTGTCTTGTGTCTTTCATCCCGTGGTGTTCTTGCAGAAGAGACcaagggagaaagcgaattCATCAGTCCGTTTGCTGCGAATGTTGCAGGAGCGCTGACAGGAGCGGCTCAAGGGCTGGCCACTGGCGGGATTGCGGGCGGAATCGTCGGCGGTCTCGCGGGTGGCCTCCTTGGGGCCAACATCGGTCAGCCACAGCAAGCAACTGCGCCGCCCAAAGTTG CCGTGAAACTGATGCCCAGCAAGCACATGAAGATTGCGAAACGTGACCTACAAAGCATCATCGGTGACCTTCGGCATGAAATCAGGAAGCAG GTGTATAACGTCGAGAAGCAGTACATGAATACTGCCAAGCCTGGACCAAGAGCGCTGATGTACAGTTCTGACAGTTTTCTACCCGGTAGAGAGGCTGCT CGTTTTCAGGAAACCAAGCCACGAAACGACGTTCCACCCACATCGCTGTCGAATGTGCCTGTG TTTCAACAAACTGATCGGGTACGGCCTCGGCACCAGCAACAGATTGACGCGGAAAGAGGCATTGTTGAAGCGCTAAACGAG CTGTCAGACCTTGCAGAGGTAGACAAAACGCCGGAATCGGCAGCAAAGAAGGAGGTCATTTTGGCTGACG GTCCTCTCTAA